In Calditrichota bacterium, a genomic segment contains:
- a CDS encoding Gfo/Idh/MocA family oxidoreductase — protein MNIAIVGLGYWGPNLLRNLYESQMTEKLVACDLDESNLQKTKLKYPTVEIESDYRKLANREDIDAVIIATPVSLHFPIAHDFLKAGKHVFVEKPMTENHKEAEELIATAEKNNLILMVGHTFEYSPPVLKIKELIDSKELGDIYYISMSRVNLGLHQKDVSVIWDLAPHDFSMLFFWLNQTPKRISAMGKDCVQKDIPDVAFINIEFPDGCIANLQISWLAPSKLRRTAIVGNKKMLVYDDTENIEKVKIYDKGVDYKDPETFGEYQLSYRSGDIISPYIQNFEPLRREMNHFIDCCQNGKTPISNGHSGLRVIKALEAAEKSLRNNGVVVEID, from the coding sequence ATGAACATTGCGATCGTTGGCCTGGGTTATTGGGGACCTAATTTGTTGAGAAATCTGTATGAAAGTCAAATGACCGAAAAGTTAGTTGCCTGCGATTTGGATGAGTCAAATTTACAAAAAACAAAATTGAAATACCCAACTGTGGAAATTGAAAGCGATTATCGGAAATTGGCTAATCGCGAAGATATTGACGCCGTAATTATTGCCACGCCTGTTTCGCTGCATTTTCCCATTGCCCACGATTTTCTGAAAGCAGGAAAACACGTATTTGTGGAAAAACCAATGACAGAAAACCACAAAGAAGCGGAAGAATTAATTGCCACCGCTGAAAAAAATAATCTCATTCTCATGGTCGGCCACACCTTTGAATATAGCCCGCCGGTGCTGAAAATAAAAGAACTGATTGACAGCAAAGAATTAGGCGACATTTATTATATTTCCATGTCGCGCGTGAATTTAGGATTGCATCAGAAAGACGTGAGCGTAATTTGGGATCTGGCGCCGCACGATTTTTCCATGTTGTTTTTCTGGCTGAATCAGACGCCGAAACGAATTTCCGCCATGGGCAAAGATTGCGTGCAAAAAGACATCCCTGACGTGGCGTTCATCAACATAGAATTTCCGGACGGCTGCATTGCCAATTTGCAGATAAGCTGGCTGGCGCCGAGTAAATTGAGGCGCACAGCGATCGTTGGCAACAAAAAAATGCTCGTTTACGATGATACGGAAAACATTGAAAAAGTGAAAATTTACGACAAAGGCGTTGACTACAAAGACCCGGAGACATTTGGCGAGTATCAACTCAGCTATCGTTCCGGAGACATTATCAGTCCCTACATTCAAAATTTCGAGCCATTGCGCCGTGAAATGAATCATTTTATTGATTGTTGCCAGAACGGAAAAACACCCATCAGCAACGGCCACAGTGGTTTGCGCGTCATCAAAGCGCTGGAAGCTGCGGAAAAATCTTTGCGGAATAACGGTGTGGTTGTGGAGATTGATTGA